The Anabas testudineus chromosome 11, fAnaTes1.2, whole genome shotgun sequence genome has a segment encoding these proteins:
- the LOC113154486 gene encoding major histocompatibility complex class I-related gene protein-like isoform X1 — MKNIVVLLLFCHVSSPVKHSLKFSFTTSTGVSNVPQFVATLQVDEVQVSYCDSNKKMEAQQEAWKQLLDENPQLLDFYTRECFENQPKLFKHRLNSLMQLHNQSGGVHILQTESGCEWDENTGEVVGFLQYHYDGEDFISLDLKNLTWIALKPQADAMKQLWDSDEARMKEDEKFLTTIWPDWLKKYVNYENSSQQRTDLPSVSLLQKTPSSPVSCHATGFYPDRASMFWRKDGEEIHEDMDHGEILPNHDGTFQMRVDLNISSVKPEDWSRYDCVFQISGVKKDVITKLNKTEIRTNWGRQSAANTDRRPFIITGVIVSLVFSVCVTGLIIFIKKGKSSHEIDNSLQLHRS, encoded by the exons ATGAAGAACATAGTTGTGTTGCTTCTTTTCTGTCACGTTTCTTCACCAG TGAAACATTCTCTTAAGTTTTCCTTCACTACATCTACTGGAGTCTCAAACGTGCCACAGTTTGTGGCAACTCTGCAGGTTGATGAAGTTCAGGTGAGTTACTGTGACAGCAACAAGAAGATGGAAGCACAACAGGAGGCATGGAAACAACTACTGGATGAAAACCCTCAGCTCCTGGACTTCTACACTCGAGAATGTTTTGAGAACCAACCTAAACTCTTCAAACACAGACTCAACAGTCTGATGCAGCTTCATAACCAGAGTGGAG gtgTTCACATTTTACAGACAGAAAGCGGCTGTGAATGGGATGAAAACACCGGAGAGGTTGTTGGTTTCTTACAGTATCATTATGATGGAGAAGACTTCATATCATTGGACCTGAAGAATTTGACGTGGATCGCTCTGAAACCACAGGCTGATGCCATGAAACAGCTGTGGGATTCTGACGAAGCCAGAATGAAAGAGGATGAGAAATTCCTCACTACGATTTGGCCTGACTGgctgaaaaagtatgtgaactatGAGAACAGCTCCCAGCAGAGAACAG ATCTCccctcagtgtctctcctccagaagactccctcctctccagtcagctgccacGCTACAGGTTTCTACCCTGACAGAGCCTCAatgttctggaggaaagatggagaggagattcaTGAGGACATGGACCATGGAGAGATCCTCCCCAACCATGATGGGACCTTCCAGATGAGagttgatctgaacatttcatcagtcaaacctgaagactggagcaggtacgactgtgtgtttcagatctcTGGTGTGAAGAAGGACGTCATCaccaaactgaacaaaactgaGATCAGAACCAACTGGG GTCGACAATCAGCAGCGAACACTGATCGACGGCCCTTCATCATCACTGGAGTAattgtttctttagttttctctgtctgtgtcactggACTCATCATTTTTATAAAGAAAG gtAAATCCTCTCATGAGA TTGACAACAGTCTACAGCTTCACAGATCATAA
- the LOC113154486 gene encoding major histocompatibility complex class I-related gene protein-like isoform X2 produces MKNIVVLLLFCHVSSPVKHSLKFSFTTSTGVSNVPQFVATLQVDEVQVSYCDSNKKMEAQQEAWKQLLDENPQLLDFYTRECFENQPKLFKHRLNSLMQLHNQSGGVHILQTESGCEWDENTGEVVGFLQYHYDGEDFISLDLKNLTWIALKPQADAMKQLWDSDEARMKEDEKFLTTIWPDWLKKYVNYENSSQQRTDLPSVSLLQKTPSSPVSCHATGFYPDRASMFWRKDGEEIHEDMDHGEILPNHDGTFQMRVDLNISSVKPEDWSRYDCVFQISGVKKDVITKLNKTEIRTNWGRQSAANTDRRPFIITGVIVSLVFSVCVTGLIIFIKKVDNSLQLHRS; encoded by the exons ATGAAGAACATAGTTGTGTTGCTTCTTTTCTGTCACGTTTCTTCACCAG TGAAACATTCTCTTAAGTTTTCCTTCACTACATCTACTGGAGTCTCAAACGTGCCACAGTTTGTGGCAACTCTGCAGGTTGATGAAGTTCAGGTGAGTTACTGTGACAGCAACAAGAAGATGGAAGCACAACAGGAGGCATGGAAACAACTACTGGATGAAAACCCTCAGCTCCTGGACTTCTACACTCGAGAATGTTTTGAGAACCAACCTAAACTCTTCAAACACAGACTCAACAGTCTGATGCAGCTTCATAACCAGAGTGGAG gtgTTCACATTTTACAGACAGAAAGCGGCTGTGAATGGGATGAAAACACCGGAGAGGTTGTTGGTTTCTTACAGTATCATTATGATGGAGAAGACTTCATATCATTGGACCTGAAGAATTTGACGTGGATCGCTCTGAAACCACAGGCTGATGCCATGAAACAGCTGTGGGATTCTGACGAAGCCAGAATGAAAGAGGATGAGAAATTCCTCACTACGATTTGGCCTGACTGgctgaaaaagtatgtgaactatGAGAACAGCTCCCAGCAGAGAACAG ATCTCccctcagtgtctctcctccagaagactccctcctctccagtcagctgccacGCTACAGGTTTCTACCCTGACAGAGCCTCAatgttctggaggaaagatggagaggagattcaTGAGGACATGGACCATGGAGAGATCCTCCCCAACCATGATGGGACCTTCCAGATGAGagttgatctgaacatttcatcagtcaaacctgaagactggagcaggtacgactgtgtgtttcagatctcTGGTGTGAAGAAGGACGTCATCaccaaactgaacaaaactgaGATCAGAACCAACTGGG GTCGACAATCAGCAGCGAACACTGATCGACGGCCCTTCATCATCACTGGAGTAattgtttctttagttttctctgtctgtgtcactggACTCATCATTTTTATAAAGAAAG TTGACAACAGTCTACAGCTTCACAGATCATAA